Within Anaerolineae bacterium, the genomic segment AAGCTCCACCACGTCCGTCTCCCACTGCCCGAAGAGCGCGCTTCAATCCCCACCGATCCGCGAGAGGATACTGAAAGCCTGAAGATGATGGAGATCGACGACGCGCACACGTATGCTTCAATCCCCACCGATCCGCGAGAGGATACTGAAAGACGAAGGAGCTGTTGCGGCTGGTGCTGGACCGCAAGATGCTTCAATCCCCACCGATCCGCGAGAGGATACTGAAAGCTGATACACTGCCGGGACTTCCAACAGCCGCAACAAAGCTTCAATCCCCACCGATCCGCGAGAGGATACTGAAAGCCTCAAGAGGGTGCAGCGCGCCTCCGAGATCCTCCGATACGGCTTCAATCCCCACCGATCCGCGAGAGGATACTGAAAGACATAATGGGCAGTCTTATTGCTTCCGTCGGCATCCGCTTCAATCCCCACCGATCCGCGAGAGGATACTGAAAGTGATAGATACCTTCCCCCAGCACCCTTTTGGAGAATGGCTTCAATCCCCACCGATCCGCGAGGGGATACTGAAAGCGGAGATATCACAGATTTTGGCGATAGTCATCCCGCTTCCTCCAGTGCCCGCAGAAATTCGGCAGGCCCCACGATCCGGATGCCCTCAAAGTAACCGAGTACCAGCAATTCCTCGCCCCCGGTCACAATGTAATCTGCCCTGACTGCCACTGCTGCTTCCAGCACCATGCTGTCTGTCTGGCCCCGACAAACCTCAATTTGTCGTTCGGGGACCACCGGGATACCGCATGTGAGAAGCAAAGCCACAACGGTTGCGATGTCGGTCTCCGTAAAGTGATATTTGCAGCGGATGCGGGGAAGGGAAAAGACCGTGACCAGTTCTACCAAAATGGGGAAAGAATAGACTGCCTGATAGGCTCTATCCCGCAGATGGGTAACAATCGGAACTACGCTCCCCATGGGCTTGACGATGGCCCAGATAGGAATGCTGGTATCAATAACGGCGCAAATCAAGGCGCTCTTTCGCTCCAGCCAGGTCGTGGACGACTTCTTCCTCGCTCCAGCAGGCATTTACTTCAGCCATCTTCGCCAGAAGGCTGTCAAATCGCCCCAGGATCTCCTGCTCCTGGAGTAGCTGAAAGCGCAGATAGTCCTCGTAGGGAATCCGGCGTAGCCTCCTCATGTTCGATGGCGTAGGTATGGATCAGGGCGCAATAGAGTGCCATATGGAGCGCAGCCGGAATCCCCTTATCGGCAACCTGGGATGTACTTGACCACCCCTGCAAAAATATGTATCATCTTTCCCGCTCCCTCTCAGATGAACAGGAAAGCAAATCTCTAAACATTTCTCAAGTCTATAAGAAATAGTAATAAGGAAGTTATGAAGGCCTTCTTTCGCTTTTTTCTAGCTTTGGTCCTTCTCTGGCTGCCACTGCTTGCACAAAGCGCTTCGGCACAGCCCACAGGGCAAACTTATACCGTCAACACGCTTTCAGACAACACGACGGACGACAACTTTTGCACCTTACGCGAGGCTATCCTTGCCGCAAATAACGCAAACCCCATCATTTACAATGGAAACTGTGGTGCACCGAGCAACGGTGATGATACCATCATTTTTGCCTTGAACGGCACCATTACCCTCAGTACGAGGCTGCCGAGTGTTCAGGACGCCTCTACAACCGGGAAACTGACCATTGACGGCGATGGGGACATCGCTATCAGCGGGAATAACAACCTACAGATCATGAGTGCGAGCATTGGCGCAAACCTCACCCTGAAAAACCTGACGATCACCCAATCAGGAGGCCCTTATCTCGGCTCCGGCCTATTCAATAACCGCGGAACGGTGAGCCTCATCAATGTGACCTTCTCCGACAACAAAGGGCAAGCGATTTACAACTGGTTAGGAACGTTAGACATTCGGGGCAGCACTTTCCACAATAACGAAGAGAGTGTAGTAATTCGTAGCGACATGGGCGTAGTGAACGTGAAAGACAGCCGCTTTTTCAATAACCGCAAAGGGGTAATTCGTATCGATGGAAGCGCGGAGAATGTGAGCATACTGAATGTGAAAGACAGCATATTTTCCAATAACGAGACCTCTGGCTCCGGAGGGGCTATTGATCTTTACTTAGCTGAGGCGACCATTGAGGACACCCGCTTCTCAAACAACACAGCAGCCGGAGGCGGTGGCGCTATCCAAGCTGTCGGAAGTAAACTAACGCTCACCCGGGCCGAGTTCTCTAATAACAAGGCTAGAAACGGCGGGGCTCTCCATATCCTCGCCGGCGGCAGCCCAACCCGAATGAGCGAGGTAGCGATCCGCGAGAGCACCTTTGCGGGCAACGAAGCCTCAGAAGGCGGAGCCATTGACCTTTACGGCAAGCTCGACATAGCCTCTTGCCAGTTCTCCGGCAACAAGGCAAAAGCCACCGGCCCCAACACGGGGAAAGGCGGCGGAATTCAGAGCCGGCCTGGGAGCACGTTAAGCGTGGATGGCAGCTACTTCTTGAACAATCAAGCGGACGTAAGGGGCGGTGCTCTGGTCAATAACGGCACAATGACCGTTCGAGAAAGCGCTTTCTTGGGCAATCAAGCTAATTATGGTGGAGGGATCGCCAACATCAACGGCAAAGGTACAATCGTCAATAGCACTCTTGCCAATAACGATGGCACCTCCGGCGATGGCATCTATGCCCAGGGAGAGGAACTGAAGGTGATCAACAGCACCGTCTCCGGCAACAACGGCCAGGGCATTCGCCTAGAGAGCGGGACGTTGATCCTCCAAAACACCATTGTCGCTAACCATGCTGACGGCGATTGCATCAAGACCGGCGGTTCGCTGAGCGACAGCCGTCACAACCTGATCGAAAGCAGCATATATATATATACATGCGGGTTGAGCCATGGGAGCGACGGCAACCTTGTGGGACGCGATCCTCAACTCGGCTCGCTAACCGGTTCACCTGCTTATCTGCCCCTGCAGGTGGACAGCCCCGCAATTGATGCCGGGGACAACACAATTTGCGCCAGCTCGCTCGTCAACAATCGATCGCAAAACGGGGTGACCCGCCCTGTGGACGGCGATGGGAACGGAGTAGCCGTCTGCGACATCGGAGCTTATGAGCTTGCCCAGGGGATAACCCGGCTTTTCCTACCTTTGATCACGCGCTCACCCTAGGAAGTCTGCAATCACCCTAGAGAGAGGCTCGTGCTAAGCCAATCCCTTGCTCGATCTCTTTCACTCGCCCGGAACTATCGGTCATCCAGGAGCCTCCATGGCCCGACAGGTCCTGTTCGAGCACCGTACATCTACTGGCCAACTCATTCGCATCATCCAGGGCGACCTCACTGAGGAGCCGGTAGATGCCATTGTCAACGCTGCCAACGAATACCTGACCCACGGCGGTGGCGTCGCTGGCGCCATCGCCCGCAAGGGTGGTCCCGAAATCCAAGCCGAAAGTGATCGCTGGGTACGCGAACACGGCCCAGTCCGCACAGGCACCGCTGCTATTACCACCGCCGGCCGCCTCCCCGCCCGCTACGTCATCCACGCCGTTGGCCCTATCTGGCGCAACCGCGGCGACGAGGATGCCCTCTTAGCCTCTGCGGTCACCTCGGCGCTGACCCTGGCCGCCGAACACGAGGTCCGCTCCATCTCGCTGCCTGCCATCTCCTCCGGTATCTTCGGCTTCCCCAAACCTCGGGCGGCGCGGGTCATCTTAGATGCCGTAGACACCTTCCTGCAAGCTCACCCTGACGGCCCGATCCAAGAGGTGAACCTGTGCAACATAGATGACCTGACGGCGCGCCTGTTCCTAGAGGAGGCGCAGCGACGCTATCATCAATGAGCGCGACGGACCTCAGCTTGGACACCCGTCTGGACAGCCGGTGGGTCTTCGGCTATAATGCCCCTACATATGGACACACCAAATGCCGATCATCGTGATCCGTTGCGCAAGGGATTGGGTGACGACGAAGCGCTCAGATCGCTCGCATCGGTTCGGGTGGCTGATGGGCATGCCGCCAAACATCGCCTGTATCGTCTGGCTGAAGCCTCTGAAACATGCCGCGCGCTCGATCAATGCCTTCCCGCCTTGCTGGCCGCCCTCAGCGACATCGCGGACCCTGATCGCGTCTTGGTAAACCTGGAGCGGCTCGCCCACAGCGTGACGGATCGGCATGCCCTCTTCCAATACTTGGCCCAGAACCCGCGTGCCATTGAGATCCTGGTGACCCTCTTTGCAGGCAGCCAGTTCCTCACCGAGATCTTGCTGCGCAACCCCAACGCCCTCCCACGGCTGGTCGAGTACAAGCGCCTGGCCCGCCTGAAGAGCGTGGGACAACTCGCCGCCGAAGCCCAGGCGGCTCTAGCGCCCTATACGGCAGTGGATGATCAGCTCGACGCGCTACGACGCTTTCAGCGCTGGGAGCTGTTGCGCATCGGCGCGTGCGACCTGCTTGGCCTGCTCGATTTACCCAGTGTGACCGCCCAACTCTCATGCCTGGCCGACAGCCTGGTCCGCGTGTGTCTTATCATCGCCGCCCAACAGACCCACACCGCTGTGGATGGCTTCGCCGTCCTTGCGATGGGAAAACTAGGAGGCGGAGAGCTGAACTACAGCTCAGATATTGATCTACTGTTCATCGCCGCATCGCAGGCTTCGGCATATCATGCGCTTGGCCAGCAGCTGATCGAGGCGCTAACCCGCGTTACCTCTGAAGGATTCCTCTACCGGGTGGACATGCGGTTGCGCCCCTGGGGGACCAGCGGCGCGCTGGTCACCTCACGAGACGGATACATCTCTTATCTGCGCCGTCATGCTCGGCTGTGGGAAAAACAGGCCCTTCTCAAAGCGCGCGTGATCGCCGGCGACGAGAAAATCGGAAACGAGTTCCTGCGCCAGGCAGAGCCATTGCTCTTCAATTGCGCTCGCGAGGAAATCCGCGCCGACGTCCGAGCGCTCAAACAGCGCATCGAGGCAGAGCTGCGCCGAAATGGAGGGGGATGGGGCGAAGTCAAGCTGGGCATCGGCTCCATCCGCGATGTCGAGTTCGTCGTCCAATATCTGCAACTGATCCACGGTGGGCAGTGTCCCCATGTGCGCAGCCCTAACACGCTTGACGCCCTTGTGCGGCTGTTCGCCGCCGGCTTCCTCTCGGCCGCCGATTACCGGGTGCTAGTTGATGGGTATACGTTCCTGCGCACGGTGGAACATCACCTGCAGATGATGCACTACCGGCAAACGCATCGGCTGCCCGATGACCACGAACAATTGACTCAACTCGCCCTACGACTGGGCTTCGAGGGAAGCTTGGCCGGCGCTCGCTTCCTTACCCGCTACCAGCAGCACACCGCGGCGATCCGCGCGGTGTACGAACGTTATCTGGAGGCTGAAGACCCCATGGCACCAGACCCACCGGCTCATCCTCCCATCCCCAACAGCTATCACCACCTGGCGCGCATGGACCCCTCTTACGCGACGACGTTCAGCGCTGAGGAAATCCGACATCATAGCGAGTTGGCCGAGCGGCTCAACGATGAACATCTGGTGGAGGTGGAAGCCATCCCGCTGGATGATCGGCGTTGGCGCGTCACCATTGTGGCTTACGACTACTTGGGCGAGCTCTCACTGATCTGCGGGCTACTGTTCGTGTACGGCTTCAACATCCTGGATGGCGACATCTTCACTTACGAGCCGGCCACCGCCTCGACAGTTTCAACCATCTCAGGCTATCGGACCCGACGACGACGTCCCTCACCAACAGCGGACACGCGACGGAAAATCGTGGACGTGTTCACTGTACGATCAGAGCTGGCCGAAATCCCGGCTGATATCTGGGCGCGCTATACAGATGATCTAGCTGCCCTGCTGCGAGAGCTCCAGGCCGGCCGGCAGCGAGAGGCGCAGGGCGCTTTGGCCAAACGGATCGCCACCGCCCTGCGCGAGGCCCCCGGTACCACGGCCACGCTCTACCCAGTGGACATCGAGATCGACAACTCCAGCTCCGAGCGGTACACGGTCCTCCACATTGACGCTCCCGATACCATTGGCTTCCTTTACGAGTTCACCAACGCCCTAGCGCTCAACGGCATCTATATCGCCCGGGTAACGGTGAGTTCCGTGGGCGCGCGAGTGCGAGACACCCTCTACGTCACCGATGCGCGTGGGCAAAAGATCATTTCCCCCAACAAGCAACGCGAGCTACGCGCTGCCACAGTTCTGGTGAAACATTTCACCCGGCTGCTACCCCACTCGCCCAACCCCGAACTGGCCTTGTTACACTTCCAAGAGCTCCTCGGGCAACTGTTCGCGCGCCCCAATTGGCCGGACGAGCTCGTCTCACTAGAACGGCCCGAGGTCCTGGAGGCGCTTGCCCGTCTACTCGGCGTCAGCGATTTCTTGTGGGATGACTTCCTGCGCATGCAGTACGACAACCTGTTCCCGCTCGTGCGCGACGTAGGCGCGTTGGCTGTGGCCAAGCCCAAAGCCCAGCTGCAGGCCGAGCTAGAGGCCGCGCTGCAAGCGGCCCCCGATTATGAGGCCCGACGGGCAGCTCTGAACGCCTTCAAAGACCGCGAGATGTTCCGCATTGACATGCGGTACATCCTGGGGCACATCACGGAATTCGGCCAATTCTCGGCAGAGCTGTCTGACCTCGCCGAGGCCGTCGTGGACGCGGCCTATCGCCTTTGCCATGAAAAATTGCAAGCTCAGTTCGGGACGCCTTGCCTCGAGGACGGCGCGCCCTGTCCAATCGCTGTTTGCGGGCTGGGCAAGTGCGGTGGACGGGAGCTAGGGTTCGCCTCGGACATCGAGCTGATGTTTATCTACGCTGGCAACGGTCAGACCACCGGCCCTCATGTCATCACCACGGCCGAGTTCCTTGAGAAGCTGGTCCAGGAGTTCCTGCAGACGATCCAAGCGAAGCGGGAAGGCATCTTCGAGATAGATCTGCGGCTGCGCCCGTATGGGCGGATGGGCAGCCTGGCAGTGTCGCTGGAGGCCTTTCGACGTTATTTCGGCCCGGGCGGGCCGGCGTGGGCCTACGAGCGACAGGCGTTGGTAAAGCTACGCCCCATTGCCGGCGATGAGGCGCTGGGCCGGCAGATCGTAGCCCTGCGCGATGAATTCGTCTACAGCGGCGAGCCTTTCGATGTCGCTGCCATGCGCGCCATGCGCGAGCGCCAGCTTCGCCATCTCGTGGCCGGCGGCACCATCAACGCCAAGTTCAGCCCTGGGGGGTTGGTAGACCTGGAATATCTAGTACAGGGTTTGCAGATACAACATGGCCACCGCGACCCCACCCTGCGTCTGACCAATACACGCGAGGCGATGGCAGCACTGGCAGCGGCGGGGATCCTCTCGCCGGAGGACTACGCACGGCTGCGCGAGGCGCATATCTTCCTGCGCCGGCTGATCAACGCGCTGCGCATGGTGCGCGGCAACGCCCGAGACCTGACCATCCCTCCGCCCACCAGTGAGGAGTTCGCATTCCTGGCTCGCCGCTTGGGATACGGAAGCGAACTCGCCCGGCTCCAAGAAGACTTAACCCGACATACCACAGCGGTGCAGGAGCTGAGCGTGAAGCTACTGGGATAGGCTAGGATTTATGCACCTTGTACAAACGCCCTGTCGCGATTTTGGCCACTCTATGGTTGGCAAACCGCCATCCCCCGCGGTATAGTGCTCAGGTAAAAATTTTACGAGAATCCGTTGGGCGAAAGGAGCGTCGAGATGCCACTTCAGTGTCACACCCCAGAGGATGTTTTGGCCGTCATCCGAGAACGGGATATCCAAATCGTAGATGTCCGCTTCATTGACATGCCCGGTATCTGGCAGCACTTCTCAGTGCCGGCCAAGGCATTTGATATGAGCGCCTTCACCGAGGGCCTTGGGTTTGACGGGTCATCTATCCGCGGCTTCCAGCAGATCCAAGAAAGCGACATGCTGTTGGTCCCCGACCCGACCACTGCCTTCTTGGATCCTTTCACCGCCGTGCCGACGCTGGTGCTCATCTGCAACGTGCGCGATCCGATCACCCGCCAGAACTACACCCGGGATCCGCGCTACATCGCGCAGAAGGCAGAGGCATACCTCCGGAGCACAGGCATTGCAGATGTCAGCTACTGGGGTCCCGAGGCCGAATTCTTCGTCTTCAATGACATCCGCTACGGACAGGACGTCAACTACGGCTTCTACTATATTGACTCGATCGAAGGAAGCTGGAACACCGGTAAGGAAGAAAACCCCAACCTCGGCTACAAACCCCGCATTAAGGAGGGATACTTCCCGGTGCCGCCCAGCGATGTCTTACAGGACATCCGCACCCAAATGGTGCTGACCATGATCGAAGCGGGCATCGAGGTCGAGGCGCATCACCATGAGGTGGCCACTGGCGGGCAATGCGAAATTGATATGCGCTTCTGCACCCTGACCCAGATGGCCGACAATCTGATCAAGTACAAGTACATCGTGAAGAACGTTGCCCGCAAGAACGGCATGACGGCCACCTTCATGCCTAAGCCGCTCTTCGGCGATAACGGCTCAGGCATGCACTGCCATCAGAGCCTTTGGAAGGACGGCGTGAACCTGTTCTATGATGAAAACGGCTACGCCGGTCTAAGCCAGTTGGCTCTCTATTATATCGGCGGCATCCTTAAGCACGCGGCGGCTCTACTCGCCTTCTGCGCGCCAACGGTTAACTCATACCACCGCCTGGTACCAGGCTTTGAGGCGCCGATCAACCTGGTATACTCGCAGCGCAACCGTTCCGCCTGTTGCCGTATCCCTATGTACTCGCAGAATCCAAAATCAAAGCGCGTAGAGGTGCGCTTCCCAGACCCCTCGTGCAACGGCTATCTGGCCTTCGCCGCGATGTTAATGGCCGGCCTCGACGGCATCCAGAATCAGATTGACCCCGGTGAGCCTATCGACAAGGACCTGTATGACCTGCCACCGGAAGAAGCCGCGCGCGTCAAGTCCACTCCTGGTTCCCTGTCCGAAGTGCTCGACGCGCTAGAGGCAGATCACGAGTTTCTGCTGAAAGGGGATGTCTTCACGCCGGACGTGATCGAGGTTTGGCTGGAGTACAAGCGCACTCGCGAGGTGGACCCGATCCGCCTACGCCCCCATCCGTACGAGTTCCACCTGTACTTCGATATCTGATCCACCTCGATGGGACGGGAGCACCCGTCCCATCGGCCATTTGACAACTTCCTCATACTGGCTATACTTCACTACAACTGAAGATAACGAACGCGTGGACCGGGACGAGTATGCGGATCGTCTGGCGTCAGAGAGGGAAGGCCATCGGCTGTGAGCCTTCCTCGTCAGAGGCTGCAGAAAACCCCCCGGGAGTGGGCTTCTGAAACCGCCTGAAGGCGGGAGTATGAGGCTCCGGTAGGCACCGTTACAGGCCTGAAAGGGACCGCCGCAGTTGGCGATCCGAAATTGGGTGGAACCGCGTGGATGGCCCTCCTCGCCCCAAGGTGAGGAGGGCCGTTTGATTCACGGAAGTTGGTCAGGAGAGCCAAAATGACAGCTCAGAAGAACGATGAAAGACAAGGACAGGACCAGGATTTCCTTTACAGATTGCGTCATTCTACGGCCCATGTGATGGCTGGTGTGGTGCTGGAGCGATTTCCCGACGGCAAGATCGCGATTGGCCCACCTATCGAGAACGGATTCTACTATGACTTCGACCTGCCGCGCCCGCTGACCCGAGAGGACTTGGAATGGATCGAGGCGCGCATGCGCGAGGTGATCGCCCGTGACTACCCCTTCGTGCGGCGGGTCGTCTCGCCAGAGGAGGCGCGCCGGCTGTTCGCCGATCAGCCGTACAAGCTGGAACTAATTGATTCGATACTGGCCGCTGGAACGGACGAATACGGTGAAAAGGCGCAAGGGAACACCGAGCTGACGACTTACCGGCACGGAGACTTCGAGGATCTCTGCCGTGGCCCTCACCTAGAGCGCACTGGCCAGATCCCCATCGACGGCTTCAAGCTGCTCAACGTCGCCGGTGCTTATTGGCGCGGCGATGAACGCCGCCCCATGTTGCAACGGATTTATGGGACGGCCTGGCCCAGCAAGGCAGAGCTGGAACGTTACCTAACCTGGCTCGAAGAGGTAGAGCGGCGCGATCATCGCCGGCTAGGCAAGGAACTGGACCTCTTCTCCACCAGCCCCGAGCTGGGGGGCGGCCTGATCCTGTGGCATCCTAAGGGAGGGCTCATCCGCTACCTGGCTGAGGAGTTCGCCCGGCAAGAGCATCTCAAAGCCGGCTACGACTTCGTGTTCTCGCCGCACATCGGCCGATCATGGCTATGGCAGACAAGTGGGCACCTCGAGTGGTATCGAGAGAACATGTACTCACCCTTAGATATCGAGGGACAAGAGTATTACCTCAAGCCGATGAATTGCCCATTCCACATCCTGATCTACAAAAGCCGATTGCGCTCGTACCGCGACTTACCACTGCGCTTTGCTGAGTGGGGCACGGTCTATCGCTACGAGCGCAGTGGCGTGTTACATGGCCTGCTGCGAGTGCGCGGCTTCACCCAAGACGACGCCCATCTGTTCTGCCGGCCTGATCAGATGCCAGAGGAAATCGACCGGGTGCTCAATTTTTGCCTGTTCATTCTGCGTTCCTTTGGCTTCGAGGAATTTCAGGCCTATCTGGCTACGCGCAATCCGGAAAAAGCCGCCGCCGAGCCCGAAGCGTGGGAAGCCCCCACGGAGGCGCTGCGAGCAGCCTTGGAACGTGCAGGAATCCCCTATCAGATTGACGAGGGTGGAGCCGCCTTCTACGGGCCGAAGATTGACCTCAAGCTGCTCGACGCACTGGGACGCGAGTGGCAGTTGAGCACGATCCAGTTTGATTTCGTCCTGCCAGAGCGCTTTGGACTGACCTACATAGGCGAGGACGGGGCCGAGCACCGGCCGTATATGATCCATCGGGCGCTATATGGCTCGATGGAACGCTTCTTCGGCGTGCTCATCGAGCACTACGGTGGAGCCTTTCCCGTCTGGCTGGCGCCAGTACAGGCGCGGCTCATTCCCATCGCCGACCGCCATGTGACCTACGCCCGCGAGGTCGCAGCCAGACTCAAGGAGGCCGGCCTGCGCGTGGAGGTGGACGACTCCAACCAGCGCATGAATGCCAAGATCCGCGACGCTCAGTTACAAAAGGTCCCGTACATGCTGGTGGTGGGTGATCGCGAGATGGCAAACGGCACAGTGGCCGTCCGCCTGCGCACTGGCGAAGACCGAGGGCCTATGCCCGTAGAAGATTTCCTGAAAATGGCCTGCCAAGTGATCGCGGCCAAGGCGCTGATCTGAGAGCAAAAGTAGGGGCACAGCGCGACCGTGCCCCACTGATCTTTTCAAACATCCTCTAGATGGTATTTCCAAGCCCTATAGAGCAGGCAAAAAACTCGTAGAGACAAGGCGTCGCTTTGGAAATAGCACACTTTGGCGCTCCGAACTGATCCCTTAGAGGTTGCGACCTCGACCTGCCCATCGAAGGCTGAGAGGTGGAATCATGCAGGACTTCGACTATATAGCCCCCCACAGTGTCCTTGAGGTGATCTCACTCCTGTCTAGAAACGGGGATCAAGCCCGCATCTTGAGCGGTGGCACGGATCTCCTGGTACAGTTACGCGAGGGGCGGCGCAACGCCACGCTTCTGATAGACATCAAACGGATTCCAGAGGTAAACGAGCTCTCTTATGACCCCGTCACAGGGCTGCGATTGGGTGCAGCTGTAACCTGCCATCGCATCGGCCGAAACCCAGCTATCGTCCATGTCTATCCCGGCCTGATGGATGCTATCTCGTTAATCGGGGGGGTCCAAATCCAAGGGCGGGCGAGCATAGGTGGCAACCTCTGCAATGCATCGCCTGCGGCTGACTCAATCCCGGCCCTCATCGTTCACAAGGCCACTTGCGTCATCGCAGGTCCCTACGGATATCGGGAGGTCCCGGTTGAAGAGTTTTGCATCGCCCCTGGCCAGACTATCCTGCAGCGCGGCGAGTTCCTGGTCTGGCTGCAGATCCCTCCGCCGCAGCCTGGATTTGGGGCCGCGTATTTGCGCTTCACTCCGCGCAACGAGATGGACATCGCCGTGGTAGGTGCAGGAGCCTCCGTCATCCTGGATGAGAGCCACGCCTCATTTGTGTCAGCCCGGATTGCCCTAGGCGCAGTGGCGCCAACGCCGCTTTTTGTGCCAGAGGCCGGCGAATGGCTAGCCGGCCGCCCGGTCTCCGCCGAAGCCATCGAGGAGGCAGCCCGCATTGCGCAGGCGGCTGCCCGTCCCATCACCGATATGCGTGGGACGGCCGCTCAGCGCAGACATCTCTCGGCGGTGTTGACCCGCCGCGCGCTGGAGCGGGCAATCCAGCGGGCGCGCGAAGGAACAGCATCTCCAAGCGCACCTTATTTTATGTCAAGTCATTAAAGGAGTGCCCTATGTCCAGGAAGATCCTCGTACATACCCGTATCAATGGGGAAGAGGTAGAGTTCCTGTGTGAGCCTCGACAGAGCCTGCTGGAGATCTTGCGCGAGGTGCTAGGGTTAACGGGCACCAAGCAGGGTTGCAACAACGGCAACTGTGGCGCATGCAATGTCATCCTGGACGGCGTGCTGGTCAACTCCTGTCTGGTCCTGGCCGTTGAGGTTGAGGGGAAGTCGGTGACTACTATCGAAGGCATCGCCTCACCAGAGGGACTCCACCCGCTTCAGCAGAAGTTTTTGGAGCATGCTGCCGTCCAGTGCGGCATTTGCATACCGGGGTTTATCATAGCCGCCAAGGCACTGCTGGATCAGAATCCGCATCCTACCGAGCTAGAAGTGCGGCGCTGGCTGGCAGGCAACCTCTGCCGCTGCACGGGCTACGACAAGATCGTGCGAGCAGTGCTTGACGCAGCGAGCTCCATGCGGGCATCCGCTTGTTGTACCAGCGTTTGTTAAAAGTGAGCGAGGGAAGAAGGATGATGAGGACGATGGACCAAGAGACCAAAACGGAGGAAGGCAAGCAGCGAGCTTATCGTGTGATTGGGACGACTCCTATCCGCTTCGATGGCGTTGACAAGGTCACTGGCCGGGCGCTTTACGGCGCCGACATTCGCCTACCAGGGATGCTCTACGGCGCCGTGTTGCGCAGCCCTCACGCGCACGCCCGGATCCGCTCAATCGACACCCGTCAGGCCGAGGCACTGCCTGAGGTCAAGGCAGTGGTCACTGCGGCCGACCTGCCGGATCTTGAGGATAAAATGGCGGCGGTGGGGGAAGCCTCAGTGGTCAACCTACGCTATCAGAGCAATAACGTACTAGCGCGAGACAAGGTGCTCTACCACGGGCACGCGATAGCTGCCGTGGCTGCGACCAACCCTCATATCGCTGAGGAGGCACTAGCGCTGATCAAAGTCGAATATGAAGTCCTGCCGCCGGTGTTAGACGTGCGAGAGGCCATGCGCGAGGACGCCCCAATCCTTCTCGAAGATCTGCGTACGGAAGAGCTGGGTCACAAGGGCGAC encodes:
- a CDS encoding (2Fe-2S)-binding protein; this encodes MSRKILVHTRINGEEVEFLCEPRQSLLEILREVLGLTGTKQGCNNGNCGACNVILDGVLVNSCLVLAVEVEGKSVTTIEGIASPEGLHPLQQKFLEHAAVQCGICIPGFIIAAKALLDQNPHPTELEVRRWLAGNLCRCTGYDKIVRAVLDAASSMRASACCTSVC
- the thrS gene encoding threonine--tRNA ligase, with the protein product MTAQKNDERQGQDQDFLYRLRHSTAHVMAGVVLERFPDGKIAIGPPIENGFYYDFDLPRPLTREDLEWIEARMREVIARDYPFVRRVVSPEEARRLFADQPYKLELIDSILAAGTDEYGEKAQGNTELTTYRHGDFEDLCRGPHLERTGQIPIDGFKLLNVAGAYWRGDERRPMLQRIYGTAWPSKAELERYLTWLEEVERRDHRRLGKELDLFSTSPELGGGLILWHPKGGLIRYLAEEFARQEHLKAGYDFVFSPHIGRSWLWQTSGHLEWYRENMYSPLDIEGQEYYLKPMNCPFHILIYKSRLRSYRDLPLRFAEWGTVYRYERSGVLHGLLRVRGFTQDDAHLFCRPDQMPEEIDRVLNFCLFILRSFGFEEFQAYLATRNPEKAAAEPEAWEAPTEALRAALERAGIPYQIDEGGAAFYGPKIDLKLLDALGREWQLSTIQFDFVLPERFGLTYIGEDGAEHRPYMIHRALYGSMERFFGVLIEHYGGAFPVWLAPVQARLIPIADRHVTYAREVAARLKEAGLRVEVDDSNQRMNAKIRDAQLQKVPYMLVVGDREMANGTVAVRLRTGEDRGPMPVEDFLKMACQVIAAKALI
- a CDS encoding xanthine dehydrogenase family protein subunit M, with product MQDFDYIAPHSVLEVISLLSRNGDQARILSGGTDLLVQLREGRRNATLLIDIKRIPEVNELSYDPVTGLRLGAAVTCHRIGRNPAIVHVYPGLMDAISLIGGVQIQGRASIGGNLCNASPAADSIPALIVHKATCVIAGPYGYREVPVEEFCIAPGQTILQRGEFLVWLQIPPPQPGFGAAYLRFTPRNEMDIAVVGAGASVILDESHASFVSARIALGAVAPTPLFVPEAGEWLAGRPVSAEAIEEAARIAQAAARPITDMRGTAAQRRHLSAVLTRRALERAIQRAREGTASPSAPYFMSSH
- the glnA gene encoding type I glutamate--ammonia ligase — translated: MPLQCHTPEDVLAVIRERDIQIVDVRFIDMPGIWQHFSVPAKAFDMSAFTEGLGFDGSSIRGFQQIQESDMLLVPDPTTAFLDPFTAVPTLVLICNVRDPITRQNYTRDPRYIAQKAEAYLRSTGIADVSYWGPEAEFFVFNDIRYGQDVNYGFYYIDSIEGSWNTGKEENPNLGYKPRIKEGYFPVPPSDVLQDIRTQMVLTMIEAGIEVEAHHHEVATGGQCEIDMRFCTLTQMADNLIKYKYIVKNVARKNGMTATFMPKPLFGDNGSGMHCHQSLWKDGVNLFYDENGYAGLSQLALYYIGGILKHAAALLAFCAPTVNSYHRLVPGFEAPINLVYSQRNRSACCRIPMYSQNPKSKRVEVRFPDPSCNGYLAFAAMLMAGLDGIQNQIDPGEPIDKDLYDLPPEEAARVKSTPGSLSEVLDALEADHEFLLKGDVFTPDVIEVWLEYKRTREVDPIRLRPHPYEFHLYFDI